One window of the Natronomonas marina genome contains the following:
- a CDS encoding DUF58 domain-containing protein: MTIDPAFLDELGRFGTVLDRETGALQQGDKQSPRIGEGLTFSDYRRYSPGDDTRLIDWKLFARTEEYYIKQFEEERNLTVHLLVDASGSMDFGDDAAGDHKFEYAAKLALGFGYLTAENNDDYRFSTFRETADRLDAGRSNRGELLDIIDQLNDTNPSGEADLRSVLETYADRIRSRSLVVVFSDCLADPQAIEDGVAALTRKDVDVLVVRLVAPAERDPPIAGDALFEDPEGEETRRSYFSGSLAEDYRSRLDTHVDAVSERVTALRGDHVLVDTGSDYFDAFASVWLA; encoded by the coding sequence GTGACCATCGATCCGGCGTTCCTCGACGAACTCGGCCGGTTCGGGACCGTCCTCGACAGGGAGACGGGCGCGCTCCAGCAGGGCGACAAGCAGTCACCACGTATCGGCGAGGGGCTCACGTTCAGCGACTACCGGCGCTACTCGCCGGGCGACGACACCCGGCTCATCGACTGGAAACTCTTTGCCCGGACCGAGGAGTACTATATCAAGCAGTTCGAGGAGGAGCGCAACCTCACCGTCCACCTTCTGGTCGACGCCAGCGGGTCGATGGACTTCGGCGACGACGCCGCCGGGGATCACAAGTTCGAGTACGCTGCGAAGCTGGCGCTCGGGTTCGGCTACCTCACCGCCGAGAACAACGACGACTACCGGTTCTCGACGTTCCGGGAGACGGCCGACCGACTCGACGCCGGGCGCTCGAACCGTGGCGAACTGCTCGACATCATCGACCAGTTGAACGACACGAATCCGTCGGGCGAGGCGGACCTCCGGTCGGTTCTGGAGACGTATGCCGATCGGATCCGCTCGCGGTCGCTCGTTGTGGTGTTCAGCGACTGCCTGGCCGACCCCCAGGCAATCGAAGACGGCGTCGCGGCGCTGACCCGGAAGGACGTCGACGTGCTGGTTGTCAGGCTGGTTGCGCCGGCCGAGCGGGACCCGCCTATCGCCGGCGACGCGCTGTTCGAGGACCCCGAGGGCGAGGAAACCCGCCGGTCCTACTTCAGCGGGTCGCTGGCCGAGGACTACCGGAGCAGGCTCGACACCCACGTCGACGCCGTCTCCGAGCGCGTGACGGCACTGCGGGGCGACCACGTCCTCGTCGACACCGGGTCGGACTACTTCGACGCCTTCGCGAGCGTCTGGCTGGCGTAG
- a CDS encoding AAA family ATPase translates to MTTDDTESATFDYEEYDIDEIQSKLQAAREQVDRRIVGQEEVLQGLFVCILADGNALLESNPGLGKTTMVRTVAEVTDLSFSRIQNTPDLMPSDITGTEIIRDSGDRREFVFEKGPVFANVVLADEINRATPKTQAALLEAMQERQVTSTGETYDLPEPFFVLATQNPIDQSGTYALPEAQTDRFTLKLLVEYPDKDDEEAIVDLYTEGSEDVPVERVLTREEIRAAQRFVRDVPIADDLRKRAVDLVRRTREAEEIEFGASPRASMALVSTAKARAFLQGRSHVTEADLEALAAPVLRHRIILDFRSEREGTTPDDVIASLLE, encoded by the coding sequence ATGACCACAGACGACACCGAATCCGCGACGTTCGATTACGAGGAGTACGACATCGACGAAATTCAGTCGAAGCTACAGGCGGCCCGCGAGCAGGTCGACCGGCGTATCGTCGGCCAGGAGGAGGTCCTGCAGGGGCTGTTCGTCTGCATCCTGGCGGACGGCAACGCCCTGCTGGAGTCGAACCCCGGCCTCGGGAAGACGACGATGGTCCGGACGGTCGCGGAGGTCACCGACCTCTCGTTTTCGCGCATTCAGAACACCCCCGACCTGATGCCATCGGACATCACGGGCACGGAGATTATCCGCGATAGCGGCGACCGACGCGAGTTCGTCTTCGAGAAAGGACCCGTCTTCGCGAACGTGGTGCTGGCCGACGAAATCAACCGCGCGACGCCGAAGACTCAGGCCGCGCTGCTGGAGGCGATGCAGGAGCGACAGGTCACGAGTACCGGCGAAACCTACGACCTCCCGGAGCCGTTCTTCGTGCTGGCGACCCAGAATCCGATCGATCAGTCGGGAACCTACGCGCTGCCGGAAGCTCAGACGGACCGCTTCACCCTGAAACTGCTCGTCGAGTACCCCGACAAGGACGACGAGGAAGCCATCGTCGACCTCTACACGGAGGGCAGCGAGGATGTCCCGGTCGAGCGGGTGCTCACCCGCGAGGAGATCCGCGCCGCCCAGCGGTTCGTCCGGGATGTCCCCATCGCCGACGATCTCCGAAAGCGTGCGGTCGACCTCGTCCGGCGGACCCGCGAGGCCGAGGAGATCGAGTTCGGCGCCAGCCCGCGGGCGAGCATGGCACTCGTCTCGACCGCCAAGGCGCGGGCGTTCTTGCAGGGGCGCTCCCACGTGACCGAGGCGGACCTCGAGGCGCTTGCCGCGCCCGTCCTCAGACACCGGATCATCCTCGATTTCCGCTCGGAGCGGGAGGGAACCACGCCGGACGACGTCATCGCGTCGCTCCTGGAGTGA
- a CDS encoding DUF7502 family protein, whose protein sequence is MTDDEETGASAASAAESTGRPDAEAPAETDGDAIDEAGAEASADAEADTIDESAPDTTAEESSRERIERALEAVRREGLKAAAVYAVLDATAVFLAVNLLLATAAPAGLPDHVVTAAVAAVVALVAELWFRTRRSLVEQFEAANPEVAGPLRTARDAVERGTDTRMAARLYEEVIERLRETSGVALVDSRRVAATAVVVVLLSAATVQVSIVGLSLFGTDEDVPEGEVEPGGALTPENDGLRDGSEVLGDPDSVDRGDDETTAELETNEGDGPVEEERSFPSDGGGSTGGYDVESQQAGFEEGERLEDAELVRKYNVRIREDE, encoded by the coding sequence GTGACGGACGACGAGGAAACCGGAGCGTCGGCGGCTTCCGCGGCCGAATCCACCGGCCGGCCGGACGCGGAAGCCCCGGCGGAGACGGACGGCGACGCCATCGACGAAGCGGGCGCAGAAGCGTCAGCGGACGCGGAAGCCGACACCATCGACGAGTCGGCCCCCGATACGACGGCCGAGGAGTCGTCCAGAGAGCGAATCGAGCGTGCCCTCGAGGCGGTCCGGCGCGAGGGACTGAAGGCGGCGGCCGTCTACGCCGTCTTGGACGCGACGGCGGTGTTCCTCGCGGTCAACCTGCTGTTGGCCACGGCCGCGCCGGCGGGGCTCCCGGACCACGTCGTCACCGCCGCCGTCGCAGCGGTCGTCGCCCTCGTCGCGGAGCTTTGGTTCCGGACCCGCCGGTCGCTGGTCGAGCAGTTCGAGGCGGCGAACCCCGAGGTGGCTGGACCGCTCCGGACCGCCCGCGACGCGGTCGAACGCGGGACGGACACCCGAATGGCTGCCCGGCTCTACGAGGAGGTCATCGAGCGATTGCGCGAAACCTCCGGCGTCGCCCTCGTCGACTCCCGGCGGGTGGCCGCGACCGCCGTCGTCGTGGTCCTGCTCTCGGCGGCGACGGTGCAGGTGTCCATCGTCGGGCTCTCGCTGTTCGGCACCGACGAGGACGTCCCGGAAGGCGAGGTCGAACCGGGCGGGGCCCTGACGCCGGAGAACGACGGCCTCCGGGACGGCAGTGAGGTCCTCGGCGACCCCGATTCCGTCGACCGGGGTGACGACGAGACGACCGCGGAACTCGAGACCAACGAGGGCGACGGCCCCGTCGAGGAGGAGCGGTCCTTCCCCTCGGACGGCGGGGGTAGCACCGGCGGCTACGACGTCGAGAGCCAGCAGGCCGGCTTCGAGGAGGGCGAACGGCTCGAGGACGCCGAACTCGTCCGGAAGTACAACGTTCGCATCCGCGAGGACGAGTGA
- a CDS encoding chromosome partitioning protein, with the protein MKFVGQTLNVGLIAVVIIALVGTVGATVMYQDSAEDIRGQNEQLRSENAELRSQLNETAGELQNARERIDALEQRLSTRTEDVDQVSGELNETEQELAATEAQLEETRDELTEARNRIVDLETQVDDLKRQRDQLEENVTYLEENVTYLEENVSKLETENENLETENENLEEENENLEEENENLEEENADLVDRLDDLCAKEENQNEDACQGYD; encoded by the coding sequence GTGAAGTTCGTCGGCCAAACCCTCAACGTCGGCCTGATAGCAGTCGTGATCATCGCGCTTGTCGGAACGGTTGGCGCGACCGTCATGTACCAGGACTCCGCCGAGGACATCCGCGGCCAAAACGAGCAGCTGCGCTCGGAGAACGCGGAGCTCCGGAGCCAGCTCAACGAAACCGCCGGGGAACTCCAGAACGCGCGCGAACGGATCGACGCCCTCGAGCAGCGACTCTCGACCCGGACCGAGGACGTAGATCAGGTTTCGGGCGAACTCAACGAGACTGAACAGGAGCTCGCTGCCACCGAGGCTCAACTCGAGGAGACCCGCGATGAGCTGACGGAGGCCCGAAACAGGATCGTCGACCTCGAAACCCAGGTCGACGACCTCAAGCGACAGCGCGACCAGCTCGAGGAGAACGTCACCTACCTCGAGGAGAACGTCACCTACCTCGAAGAGAACGTCTCGAAGCTCGAGACGGAAAACGAGAACCTCGAGACGGAAAACGAGAACCTCGAAGAGGAAAACGAGAACCTCGAAGAGGAAAACGAGAACCTCGAAGAGGAAAACGCGGATCTCGTCGACCGGCTCGACGACCTGTGTGCGAAGGAAGAGAACCAGAACGAAGACGCATGCCAGGGGTACGATTAG
- a CDS encoding VWA domain-containing protein, whose amino-acid sequence MPAAVSYNVADGLTVGLEQLWPLVLLPVVVAALSYLTLWSDSDDARSASDRSRRLLLASRVFVACLLVFGAMGPYTIQARETPGEPEVTLVTDGSDSMMVYPDATEALAADIEEEGAPVSTVRVGNGSSSPIGDGVAANLQENGTVVVVSDGQVTEGRGLAVAADEARRLNATIHAVELEANRTERAVAIEGPGTLTAGVEAEFTVRLRGTNVDEPVPVEARIDGENITTQEIDDNGAFTVSKTFNETGTHRVTATIEGGDVFARNDVFHRSVRVVEQPEVLYVADGDYPLEGYLDELYDVTRASSVPPDLDDYAAVVVQDVPASEMGDVGALQEFVVGGGGLVVVGGENAYENGGYNRSSLAPVLPVRVGNATGGAASIVLVVDISGSTQRTFEIQKATALDVIEDIDGRHQVGIVAYTIQPYRIADLQRLEGNRDELADKIRRLENGGATDTARGLQGAGLMLGDRQGTVILLSDGQDDPDQAAVVARQLQRDGNRVIAVGTGENVDAEMLKAVADASGGTYLRADDTTKLELLFSGGGGRSFEGENLTVVSRDTFITSGLELSANPGKANEVQVKQGADYQVATAEGTPAVASWRFGLGRVATVTAYDEAGTLDGLLEQPDSLLTTRTVNYAVGDPTRTMTGVTTVDDTRVGTRTAVRYRGETPPETDEVTFRQLEEGLYRGEITPEEAGYQRTAGTEYAVNYPLEYGTFGTSSELSNAVSSTDGRTFDADEGSRIADVAKERSTKVRSVRDSWAWLPLLLGLLVFVLEVVTRRVQVYRGRTLLESGLP is encoded by the coding sequence ATGCCTGCGGCCGTCTCCTACAACGTCGCCGACGGGCTGACCGTCGGCCTCGAACAGCTTTGGCCGCTGGTGTTGCTTCCGGTCGTCGTTGCGGCACTTTCGTACTTGACGCTGTGGAGCGACTCCGACGACGCCCGGTCCGCGTCCGACCGGAGCCGCCGGCTGCTGCTGGCGAGCCGCGTCTTCGTGGCCTGTCTGCTCGTCTTCGGGGCGATGGGCCCCTACACGATCCAGGCCCGGGAGACACCGGGCGAACCGGAGGTGACGCTGGTGACGGATGGCTCGGACAGCATGATGGTCTATCCGGACGCGACCGAGGCCCTCGCCGCCGACATCGAAGAGGAGGGCGCCCCGGTATCGACCGTCAGGGTCGGGAACGGGTCGAGTTCACCCATCGGCGACGGGGTGGCGGCGAATCTCCAGGAGAACGGGACGGTCGTCGTCGTCTCCGACGGCCAGGTGACCGAGGGGCGAGGTCTCGCGGTCGCCGCCGACGAGGCGCGCCGGTTGAACGCGACGATACACGCGGTCGAACTCGAGGCCAACCGGACCGAGCGGGCCGTCGCCATCGAGGGACCGGGAACGCTCACCGCCGGCGTCGAGGCCGAGTTCACCGTCCGGTTGCGAGGGACCAACGTCGACGAACCAGTCCCGGTCGAGGCCCGCATCGACGGCGAGAACATCACGACCCAGGAGATCGACGACAACGGCGCGTTCACCGTCTCGAAGACGTTCAACGAGACCGGCACCCACCGGGTGACCGCGACCATCGAGGGCGGGGACGTCTTCGCCCGGAACGACGTCTTCCACCGGAGCGTCCGCGTCGTCGAACAGCCGGAGGTCCTGTACGTCGCGGACGGCGACTACCCGCTCGAGGGGTACCTCGACGAACTGTACGACGTGACGAGGGCCTCGAGCGTGCCGCCCGACCTCGACGACTACGCGGCGGTCGTCGTCCAGGACGTCCCGGCCTCCGAAATGGGCGATGTCGGCGCGTTGCAGGAGTTCGTTGTCGGCGGCGGCGGCCTGGTGGTCGTCGGTGGGGAGAACGCCTACGAGAACGGCGGCTACAATCGGTCGTCGCTGGCGCCCGTCCTGCCGGTCCGGGTCGGCAACGCGACCGGCGGCGCAGCCAGTATCGTCCTGGTCGTCGACATCTCTGGGAGCACACAGCGGACCTTCGAGATACAGAAGGCGACCGCCCTGGACGTCATCGAGGACATCGACGGCCGCCACCAGGTCGGCATCGTCGCCTACACGATCCAACCCTACCGGATCGCCGACCTCCAGCGGCTGGAGGGCAACCGTGACGAACTCGCGGACAAGATACGGCGGCTCGAGAACGGCGGGGCGACGGACACCGCACGCGGCCTCCAGGGCGCTGGCCTGATGCTCGGGGACAGACAGGGGACGGTCATCCTCCTGAGCGACGGCCAGGACGACCCCGACCAGGCGGCGGTCGTCGCCAGGCAGCTCCAGCGCGACGGCAACCGGGTCATCGCCGTCGGGACCGGCGAGAACGTCGACGCCGAGATGCTCAAGGCGGTCGCCGACGCCTCCGGCGGGACGTATCTCCGGGCCGACGATACGACCAAGCTGGAACTGCTGTTCAGCGGCGGCGGCGGCCGCAGCTTCGAGGGCGAGAACCTCACGGTCGTCTCGCGGGACACGTTCATCACCTCGGGGCTGGAGCTTTCGGCCAACCCCGGCAAGGCCAACGAGGTGCAGGTCAAGCAGGGCGCCGACTACCAGGTCGCGACGGCCGAGGGGACGCCCGCGGTCGCCTCCTGGCGGTTCGGCCTCGGGCGCGTCGCTACCGTCACTGCCTACGACGAGGCGGGCACGCTCGACGGCCTGCTGGAGCAGCCGGACTCGCTTTTGACGACCCGGACCGTCAACTACGCCGTCGGCGACCCGACGCGGACGATGACCGGCGTTACGACGGTCGATGACACACGGGTCGGCACCCGGACCGCCGTCAGATACAGGGGAGAGACGCCCCCGGAGACCGACGAGGTCACCTTCCGACAGCTCGAGGAGGGGCTGTATCGCGGCGAGATAACGCCCGAGGAGGCGGGCTACCAGCGGACCGCCGGCACCGAGTACGCGGTCAACTATCCCCTCGAGTACGGCACGTTCGGCACGAGTTCGGAGCTGTCGAACGCCGTCTCGAGCACCGACGGACGGACTTTCGACGCCGACGAGGGCAGCCGGATCGCCGACGTGGCCAAGGAACGGTCGACCAAAGTCCGCTCGGTGCGCGACTCGTGGGCCTGGCTGCCGCTGTTGCTCGGGCTCTTGGTGTTCGTTCTGGAAGTCGTGACCCGACGTGTTCAAGTATACCGTGGCCGGACGTTACTGGAGAGTGGTCTCCCGTGA
- a CDS encoding vWA domain-containing protein: protein MALQDVFLAPLGLAAILLSVPIVVLYLIRPDPERVELPTFRFLASEERQRTTSPYLERLSRSTLLFVQLLVVVLLAVSLAAPYVLVAERTAVEETIVVVDTSASMATTDGDTSRFEAAIATADDEMTPKSTVVTTSGGGEVVARQVTSGTAREALAGLEPTDAPGSLRGAIAQAAALADEDSRIVVFSDFAGDDWADPVTTARARDVSVDLRQFDRGGEANVGFIDMRFAGSEVTLSVKNFGDESATRTVRFGEESREVDLGPDGVATVTMPVPAGGGEARLEPGDDFAVDDTAYVAAPQDSTVDVLVFTNDRNRYLTTALSVVEQVNLTVETPPTTSEDEYDVIIYSNVDSESLLPGNVESGRQLVTDGGGVAVQAQEGLPESYGDLLLLEPVGQRSNPRVESTTRTDLTRGIDFQPPAEYLNGSLREGRTLVEFDDGSPLIATSDREAGRLLYFGYMEQYSSFKFDSQYPVFWKRAAFYLADRPTLSAINHATGETGRFGSGTVESPDGDTAESPVSLRMAGFYTADGQREAASLLDERESDTNVEPLEDRNSVAGSLVETEQRTVPRPLSEYVALAALVVVVLEIGYLRRRGDL from the coding sequence ATGGCCCTGCAAGACGTGTTTCTCGCTCCCCTGGGGCTCGCAGCTATCCTGCTTTCGGTGCCGATCGTCGTGCTGTATCTGATCCGGCCGGATCCCGAGCGCGTGGAGCTGCCGACCTTCCGGTTTCTCGCCAGCGAGGAGCGACAGCGGACGACCAGCCCCTATCTCGAGCGGCTTTCCCGGAGCACGCTCCTTTTCGTGCAGCTGCTCGTCGTCGTGCTGCTTGCAGTCTCGCTCGCAGCGCCGTACGTGCTCGTCGCCGAGCGGACGGCCGTCGAGGAGACCATCGTCGTCGTCGACACGAGCGCGAGCATGGCGACAACCGACGGCGACACCAGCCGCTTCGAGGCGGCCATCGCAACCGCCGACGACGAGATGACCCCGAAGAGTACCGTGGTCACGACATCGGGTGGCGGCGAGGTGGTCGCTCGCCAGGTGACCTCGGGGACGGCCCGCGAGGCGCTGGCCGGCCTCGAGCCGACCGACGCGCCGGGGAGCCTCCGGGGCGCCATCGCCCAGGCGGCGGCGCTGGCCGACGAGGACAGCCGGATCGTGGTGTTCAGCGACTTCGCCGGCGACGACTGGGCCGACCCCGTCACGACCGCCCGGGCACGGGACGTCTCGGTCGACCTCCGGCAGTTCGACCGGGGCGGCGAGGCCAACGTCGGTTTCATCGACATGCGCTTTGCCGGCTCCGAGGTGACGCTGTCGGTGAAGAACTTCGGCGACGAGTCCGCCACCCGGACGGTTCGGTTCGGCGAGGAAAGCCGCGAGGTCGACCTCGGGCCGGACGGCGTCGCCACGGTGACGATGCCGGTCCCGGCCGGCGGCGGCGAGGCCCGACTGGAGCCCGGCGACGACTTCGCGGTCGACGACACCGCCTACGTAGCCGCGCCGCAGGACTCGACAGTCGACGTGCTCGTGTTCACGAACGACCGCAACCGCTACCTGACGACGGCGCTGTCGGTCGTCGAGCAGGTGAACCTCACCGTCGAGACGCCGCCGACGACGTCGGAGGACGAGTACGACGTCATCATATACAGCAACGTCGACTCCGAGTCGCTCTTGCCGGGCAACGTCGAGAGCGGCCGCCAGCTCGTCACCGACGGTGGCGGTGTCGCTGTCCAGGCCCAAGAGGGGCTGCCAGAGAGCTACGGCGACCTGCTGTTGCTCGAGCCGGTCGGACAGCGGTCGAACCCGCGAGTCGAGTCGACGACGCGGACCGATCTCACGCGTGGCATCGACTTCCAGCCACCCGCGGAGTACCTCAACGGCTCGCTCCGCGAGGGCCGAACCCTGGTTGAATTCGACGACGGCTCGCCGTTGATCGCCACGTCCGACCGGGAGGCGGGGCGACTGCTGTACTTCGGCTACATGGAGCAGTATTCCTCGTTCAAGTTCGACAGCCAGTACCCGGTGTTCTGGAAGCGAGCAGCGTTCTACCTGGCCGATCGACCGACGCTGTCGGCGATCAATCACGCCACCGGCGAGACGGGTCGATTCGGCTCGGGAACGGTCGAATCCCCCGATGGCGACACGGCCGAGTCGCCGGTTTCGCTCCGGATGGCGGGGTTCTACACCGCCGACGGCCAGCGGGAGGCCGCCTCGCTTCTCGACGAGCGGGAGTCGGACACGAACGTCGAGCCCCTCGAGGACCGGAACAGCGTCGCCGGTTCGCTGGTGGAAACCGAACAGCGGACCGTTCCCAGGCCGCTCAGCGAGTACGTCGCGCTGGCGGCACTCGTGGTGGTCGTCCTCGAGATCGGCTATCTCCGTCGACGGGGGGACCTCTGA
- a CDS encoding YHS domain-containing protein: MCVFVGGRGNSSLTHDGETYYFCSKRCKRAFEKTPGEYDTVDPVISGDHDHHW; the protein is encoded by the coding sequence ATGTGCGTTTTCGTTGGAGGGCGAGGGAACTCAAGCCTCACCCACGACGGCGAGACGTACTACTTCTGTTCGAAGCGGTGCAAGCGTGCGTTCGAGAAGACACCGGGCGAATACGACACCGTCGACCCGGTTATCTCAGGCGACCACGACCACCACTGGTGA
- a CDS encoding enoyl-CoA hydratase/isomerase family protein: MGDFEVRYDVTDRVGTLTVSHPPVNALTYEQIGRLREELHTIPREDELAVVVQTAGSKAFMGGHDIGDLETSTAKTERDGTDTYMAFLEELYELSIPTVAAIDGPALGTGLVVACFCDLRVVAPSATLGLPEIDVGLAAGYRPVRRQFPDGIARYMALTGKTIDGDHAYRLGFASERSESPKEDANKLAREIAAKSPDAVEAFVGLINRHQPEWPMTDFRRERRRTEELMLGDNAAEAREAFFEGRDPEFDR, from the coding sequence ATGGGCGATTTCGAGGTTCGATACGACGTCACGGACAGGGTCGGGACTCTGACCGTTTCGCATCCGCCGGTGAACGCACTGACGTACGAACAGATCGGCCGACTCCGCGAGGAACTCCACACGATACCTCGTGAAGACGAACTCGCCGTCGTCGTTCAAACTGCCGGCTCGAAGGCGTTCATGGGTGGCCACGACATCGGCGATCTCGAAACGTCTACAGCGAAGACGGAACGGGACGGGACGGACACGTACATGGCCTTTCTGGAGGAGCTGTACGAACTCTCGATACCGACCGTCGCCGCCATCGACGGCCCCGCGTTGGGGACCGGCCTGGTCGTCGCGTGCTTCTGTGATCTCCGGGTCGTCGCTCCGTCGGCGACGCTCGGGTTACCGGAGATCGACGTCGGTCTCGCGGCGGGCTATCGACCGGTCCGTCGGCAGTTCCCCGACGGCATCGCTCGGTACATGGCGCTCACGGGGAAGACGATCGACGGGGACCACGCGTATCGACTCGGATTCGCCAGCGAACGGTCCGAGTCCCCGAAAGAAGACGCCAACAAACTCGCACGGGAGATCGCGGCCAAGAGCCCCGACGCCGTAGAGGCCTTCGTCGGGCTCATCAATCGGCACCAGCCGGAGTGGCCGATGACGGACTTCCGCAGAGAACGCCGCCGGACGGAGGAACTCATGCTCGGCGACAATGCAGCGGAAGCCAGAGAGGCGTTCTTCGAAGGTCGAGACCCCGAGTTCGATCGGTGA
- a CDS encoding type II/IV secretion system ATPase subunit, whose product MNRAVPAPEPPDSPDAWYAPDVHDQYALGSGVVATVRSEDDEFAYEVREPSLSARAERDLEAVLEHFADAEPRRPRTRQGAAERLRAGFDPKYERAIDRLVDCAASERRRLEYHALAELRCLGGLTPHALDERLEVASLQDGELLVHLTDYAPAATGIEDPDYGDRFCAERIERYTVPFAGYEIPVVRYRERSLGADPFERKYAVLEPDLLPGDERLIEECKERVWEVGIEGIDSETAFEDRAAVVRERAAKLLSRRLTARNTRAWLDATRHRVRSLLAEHDLAVPPVDRRFADDRLEDLLYYVLRDLTGYSQLTVPIRDPNLEDIEANCVGERIKVVPRGNTREPTNLRFDSEDAFVNVVTQLAAKDGVELSASRPSAKVNLDPEGIDQTIRCAVALPTISEDGPHISIRKQAPDVLTPVDLVEADSVPTELVTLLWMLYEHHGVVLFSGPTGVGKTTLMNAHMPFVEFDDRPVSIDEGSREVLLPHETGVSLTTREHRDDYKNVSMADLMTETNYLNPDVEVIAEINTPASFETFGEVLQTGHGVLGTTHAEDIEKLINRVIEKGLPAYLLREIDLVVFPRHVDGDRYVGEAVELLDDREAAGIEGTDRIEKDGTAIHHNEVLGRTPDGEWTFAYDHPKLGDPTERRGLRTLDRIAERTDRPIEDVEAEFHRKHGYVEYLVREEMTDIEDVFGFLSDLRTDEAATVERLQRRHAGRTDD is encoded by the coding sequence ATGAATCGAGCCGTCCCGGCGCCGGAGCCGCCCGATTCACCGGACGCGTGGTACGCGCCCGACGTCCACGACCAGTACGCGCTGGGGTCGGGTGTCGTCGCCACCGTCAGGAGCGAGGACGACGAGTTCGCCTACGAGGTGCGGGAGCCGAGCCTGTCGGCTCGCGCCGAACGGGACCTCGAGGCGGTGCTGGAGCACTTCGCCGACGCCGAGCCGCGACGCCCCCGGACCCGACAGGGCGCCGCCGAGCGGCTCCGGGCCGGCTTCGACCCGAAGTACGAGCGGGCCATCGACCGGCTGGTCGACTGTGCGGCCTCGGAGCGACGACGCCTCGAGTATCACGCGCTGGCCGAGTTGCGGTGTCTCGGGGGACTGACCCCGCACGCGCTGGACGAGCGCCTGGAGGTGGCCAGCCTCCAGGACGGCGAGTTGCTCGTCCACCTGACCGACTACGCGCCCGCCGCGACCGGCATCGAGGACCCCGACTACGGGGACCGCTTCTGTGCGGAACGCATCGAGCGCTACACCGTTCCCTTCGCGGGCTACGAGATACCGGTCGTCCGCTACCGGGAGCGGAGCCTCGGCGCCGACCCCTTCGAGCGCAAGTACGCCGTCCTCGAACCCGACCTGTTGCCGGGCGACGAACGGCTCATCGAGGAGTGCAAGGAGCGCGTCTGGGAGGTCGGCATCGAGGGCATCGACAGCGAGACAGCCTTCGAGGACCGCGCCGCGGTCGTCCGCGAGCGGGCCGCGAAACTGCTCTCGCGGCGACTGACCGCCCGGAACACCCGCGCCTGGCTCGACGCGACCCGACATCGGGTCCGGAGCCTGCTGGCCGAACACGACCTGGCGGTGCCGCCCGTCGACCGCCGGTTCGCCGACGACCGCCTCGAGGACCTCCTGTACTACGTCCTCCGGGATCTGACGGGCTACAGCCAGCTGACGGTGCCGATACGCGACCCGAACCTCGAGGACATCGAGGCCAACTGCGTCGGCGAGCGCATCAAGGTCGTCCCGCGCGGCAACACCCGCGAACCGACGAACCTCCGGTTCGATTCGGAGGACGCCTTCGTCAACGTCGTCACGCAACTGGCTGCCAAGGACGGCGTCGAACTCTCGGCGAGTCGGCCCTCCGCGAAGGTGAACCTCGACCCCGAGGGCATCGACCAGACCATCCGGTGTGCGGTCGCGCTGCCCACCATCTCCGAGGACGGTCCCCACATCTCCATCCGGAAGCAGGCGCCGGACGTGCTCACGCCGGTCGACCTCGTCGAGGCCGACTCCGTGCCGACCGAACTCGTCACGCTGCTGTGGATGCTGTACGAGCACCACGGCGTCGTCCTCTTCTCGGGTCCGACGGGGGTCGGGAAGACGACGCTGATGAACGCCCACATGCCGTTCGTCGAGTTCGACGACCGGCCGGTCAGCATCGACGAGGGCTCACGGGAGGTGCTGTTGCCCCACGAGACGGGCGTCTCGCTGACGACCCGCGAGCACCGCGACGACTACAAGAACGTCTCGATGGCGGACCTGATGACCGAGACCAACTACCTCAACCCCGACGTGGAGGTCATCGCAGAAATCAACACGCCGGCCTCCTTCGAGACGTTCGGCGAGGTGCTGCAGACCGGTCACGGCGTCCTCGGGACCACCCACGCCGAGGACATCGAGAAACTCATCAACCGCGTCATCGAGAAGGGCCTGCCCGCGTATCTCCTCCGGGAGATAGACCTGGTCGTGTTTCCGCGACACGTCGACGGCGACCGCTACGTCGGCGAAGCCGTCGAGTTGCTCGACGACCGGGAGGCGGCCGGCATCGAGGGGACCGACCGCATCGAGAAGGACGGCACGGCCATTCACCACAACGAGGTGCTCGGCCGGACGCCCGACGGGGAGTGGACCTTCGCCTACGACCACCCGAAACTCGGCGACCCGACAGAGCGGCGCGGCCTGCGGACGCTCGACCGGATCGCAGAGCGGACCGACCGGCCGATCGAGGACGTCGAGGCGGAGTTCCACCGCAAGCACGGCTACGTCGAGTACCTCGTCCGCGAGGAGATGACCGACATCGAGGACGTGTTCGGGTTCCTCTCGGATCTGCGGACGGACGAGGCGGCGACCGTCGAGCGGCTGCAGCGCCGTCACGCCGGGAGGACCGATGACTGA